The following coding sequences lie in one Methylotuvimicrobium alcaliphilum 20Z genomic window:
- the adk gene encoding adenylate kinase → MRIILLGSPGSGKGTQAQFITEKYDIPQISTGDMLRAAVREGTPLGVEAKKVMDAGGLVSDDIILGLIKERIAQPDCQNGFLLDGFPRTIAQAEGLAAMDIVIDHVIEIVVEDEEIVKRMSGRRVHPGSGRTYHVAFNPPKTAGLDDVTGEPLIQRDDDQEDTVRKRLSVYHEQTKPLVGYYSALGGKTHFASIAGVGSVDEITQKIFAVLG, encoded by the coding sequence ATGCGCATTATTCTTTTGGGTAGCCCCGGTTCCGGCAAAGGAACGCAAGCCCAATTTATTACCGAAAAATATGATATCCCGCAAATCTCGACCGGAGATATGTTGCGGGCCGCTGTGCGCGAAGGTACGCCGTTGGGCGTCGAGGCTAAAAAAGTCATGGATGCGGGAGGCTTGGTTTCGGACGATATTATTTTAGGATTAATTAAAGAGAGAATTGCGCAGCCGGATTGCCAAAACGGTTTCTTGCTGGACGGTTTTCCTCGCACGATCGCGCAAGCCGAGGGTTTAGCCGCGATGGATATCGTGATTGACCATGTTATCGAGATTGTGGTCGAGGACGAGGAAATCGTTAAGCGAATGAGCGGTAGACGTGTGCATCCTGGCTCAGGTAGGACTTATCATGTCGCATTCAACCCGCCTAAAACGGCCGGTCTCGACGATGTAACCGGCGAACCCTTAATTCAGCGAGATGACGACCAGGAAGACACCGTTCGTAAAAGGCTGAGCGTATATCATGAACAAACCAAGCCGTTGGTAGGTTACTATTCGGCATTAGGCGGCAAGACCCACTTTGCATCGATTGCCGGTGTTGGGTCGGTCGATGAGATTACGCAAAAGATTTTTGCCGTTTTAGGATAA
- a CDS encoding CBS domain-containing protein produces MRVEDLMTSQVFTVEQHDMIDRVFFLLHYEKVRHLPVVEKGKVIGIVSDRDLYKALGPKSNSNSVETVEGKTVLQVVPQKVQHIMRRGVLTVNPDTYASEAASIMAENKVGALPVVDHNSKLVGIVSATDILRVFAKIEKASEEREKRIAAGVSHT; encoded by the coding sequence ATGCGTGTTGAAGATCTAATGACTTCGCAAGTATTCACAGTCGAACAACATGACATGATCGATCGTGTCTTTTTCTTGCTGCATTATGAAAAAGTTCGTCATTTACCCGTCGTTGAAAAAGGCAAAGTCATCGGCATCGTATCGGATCGAGACCTGTACAAAGCCTTAGGGCCGAAAAGCAACTCCAACTCGGTTGAAACCGTCGAAGGAAAAACCGTTTTGCAGGTCGTTCCGCAAAAAGTTCAACACATCATGCGTCGAGGCGTATTGACCGTTAATCCCGATACTTACGCGTCAGAAGCCGCCAGCATTATGGCCGAAAACAAAGTCGGAGCACTACCGGTAGTCGATCACAATAGCAAGCTGGTCGGCATCGTATCGGCCACCGATATTTTGCGCGTTTTTGCGAAAATCGAAAAAGCCAGCGAAGAACGGGAAAAAAGAATTGCGGCCGGCGTCAGCCATACCTAA
- a CDS encoding DUF1415 domain-containing protein, which translates to MTVDPVEYAIRAWLETVVIGLDLCPFAAKPFRQKGIRFSICRSADTASGLERLIEECRHLDTDLSINTTLLIYPHSLHEFDDYLDFLSLAETLLSEQGYDGIYQLASFHPDYCFADSDSDDPANYTNRSPYPILHLLREDSISEAIERHPDSENIPRRNIALARTLGKPHLHALIASCRQAGTPRE; encoded by the coding sequence GTGACTGTCGACCCGGTAGAATACGCAATAAGGGCATGGCTCGAAACCGTTGTCATCGGTCTCGACTTATGCCCTTTCGCCGCTAAACCGTTTCGCCAAAAAGGAATTCGTTTCAGTATTTGCCGAAGCGCCGACACCGCAAGCGGCCTTGAGCGTTTGATCGAAGAATGCCGGCATTTAGATACCGACTTAAGCATAAACACAACACTGCTGATTTACCCCCATTCGCTGCACGAATTCGATGATTATCTCGATTTTCTCTCTCTGGCCGAAACACTATTGTCGGAGCAGGGCTACGACGGTATTTATCAACTGGCCAGCTTTCATCCCGACTACTGCTTCGCCGATAGCGACAGCGACGATCCGGCCAATTATACGAACCGATCGCCCTACCCCATCCTGCATCTGCTTCGCGAAGACAGCATCTCCGAAGCCATCGAGCGCCACCCGGACTCGGAAAATATTCCTAGACGCAATATCGCACTTGCCCGTACCCTCGGCAAACCACACCTGCACGCACTCATTGCCTCATGCCGTCAGGCAGGTACTCCGAGAGAATAA